From Williamwhitmania sp.:
ATAAGGAGCATGCAAAGGGTTTGCTTGAGACGGATATAAATATGCTGATCGATCAGCAGGACCTTCTATATGCAAGCGATAGACATTCCATCCTTGTTATTTTTCAGGCCATGGATGCCGCCGGCAAGGATGGTACAATCAAGCATGTGATGTCTGGACTCAATCCTCAGGGATGCCAGGTATACAGCTTTAAGCAACCTTCCAAGGAGGAGCTCGATCACGACTACCTTTGGCGGACCTATAAAAGTTTGCCCGAGCGTGGACGCATTGGTATTTTCAACCGTTCCTACTACGAGGAGGTGCTGGTTGTTAGAGTTCATCCGGAAATTCTCCTAAAACAGCAGCTACCTGGATTAAAGGTGCTAAAAGATATTCCCCGTGACCTTTGGCAAAATCGCTATGCCAGCTTCAACCAAATGGAAAAGCACTTGGTGGAAAATGGCACCATTGTGATTAAATTTTTCCTGCATCTGTCTAAACATGAGCAAAAGCGACGATTGCTCGACCGTATCGATGATAAGTCGAAGCGGTGGAAGTTTTCGCTCGCCGATCTTAAGGAACGTGAGCGCTGGGACGATTACATGCAAGCCTACAACGAAATGCTTCGCGAAACGTCCACCGAACTGGCTCCGTGGTATGTAATTCCGGCCGACCATAAGTGGTTTATGCGCTATGCCGTGGGAAACATTATTGCCAATAAGCTCGAGATTCTGAAGATGGAATATCCTAAGGTTTCTGACGATATGGAGAAGGCTCTTTTAGATGCCAAGGCAAAAATGGAAATGGAGTAACTATCATATTACTAGTAGCATATGTAGTGTTTGAAATTAATTAACAAAAAAGTAAGCTCCAAAGGCTTGCTTTTTTTGTTGTTGGTTGTATATTTGACCGACCGGTCAGTCATAAAATTTAATATCAAAAAGGAAGGAACCGTTGCTATGGCACCACGTACTAAAGAGCAGTTAAATAAAATTAAGGAGGATAAGCGAACCCAAATAATGGATGCATCTCTTAAGCTCTTTGCGGAACATGGCTACCTCAGCACTTCGGTGTCCCAAATTGCAAAGGAGGCAGGAGTAGCCAAAGGGCTAATATACTCCTACTTCGAAAGCAAGGAGGAGATACTCCGAAGCAT
This genomic window contains:
- a CDS encoding polyphosphate kinase 2 family protein; its protein translation is MGNNNGPESMFKFPTNGKGDLKDFSTDTTDGVKDKEHAKGLLETDINMLIDQQDLLYASDRHSILVIFQAMDAAGKDGTIKHVMSGLNPQGCQVYSFKQPSKEELDHDYLWRTYKSLPERGRIGIFNRSYYEEVLVVRVHPEILLKQQLPGLKVLKDIPRDLWQNRYASFNQMEKHLVENGTIVIKFFLHLSKHEQKRRLLDRIDDKSKRWKFSLADLKERERWDDYMQAYNEMLRETSTELAPWYVIPADHKWFMRYAVGNIIANKLEILKMEYPKVSDDMEKALLDAKAKMEME